Proteins encoded together in one Candidatus Neomarinimicrobiota bacterium window:
- the queA gene encoding tRNA preQ1(34) S-adenosylmethionine ribosyltransferase-isomerase QueA translates to MIQKKKKWKLADFDYPLPEKYIAQYPAKRRDLAKMMVIHRDTGEIEHKIFSNLPEYLRRNDLVITNNTKVFPARLYASKDKTEAKVEVFLLRELENDLWEVMVRPARKVRIGNKLMFTKNVYCDVIDNTISGGRVVRFEYEGEDIYDVIDRVGISPLPPYITRESEPKDKIRYQTVFAEKRGAVAAPTAGLHFTEGLIKRIHDKGAKTAHTTLHIGLGTFRPVQVEDLNRHQMDSEYFEVNPATALSINETKKKRRRVFAVGTSTVRSLETVAVSGFQVSPKRGWTDKFIYPPYDFKMVDAMITNFHQPKSTLLMMVSAFANRDLIMKAYREAKKNDYRFLSYGDAMLIL, encoded by the coding sequence ATGATTCAAAAAAAGAAAAAATGGAAACTGGCGGATTTTGATTATCCATTGCCAGAAAAATATATTGCCCAATATCCCGCCAAAAGAAGAGATTTGGCTAAAATGATGGTAATTCATCGCGATACGGGTGAGATTGAGCATAAAATATTTTCAAATCTCCCAGAATATTTGCGGCGGAACGATTTGGTAATTACCAATAATACAAAAGTGTTCCCGGCCCGGCTTTATGCCAGCAAAGATAAAACTGAAGCAAAAGTAGAAGTATTTTTACTTAGGGAATTGGAAAACGATTTGTGGGAAGTTATGGTTCGTCCGGCGCGTAAAGTGCGGATTGGTAATAAACTCATGTTTACCAAAAATGTCTATTGCGATGTGATTGACAATACCATATCCGGTGGCCGTGTTGTTCGCTTTGAATATGAAGGTGAAGATATTTATGATGTGATTGACCGTGTGGGGATTTCACCCTTGCCGCCCTATATTACACGTGAATCAGAGCCAAAAGATAAAATTCGTTATCAAACGGTTTTTGCTGAAAAACGTGGTGCCGTAGCAGCTCCCACAGCAGGTCTTCATTTTACCGAAGGATTAATAAAACGCATCCATGATAAAGGGGCCAAAACGGCCCACACGACATTGCATATTGGGTTGGGGACATTTCGCCCTGTGCAGGTTGAGGATTTGAATCGTCATCAGATGGATTCAGAATATTTTGAAGTAAATCCTGCAACCGCATTGTCTATCAATGAAACAAAGAAAAAACGCCGGCGTGTGTTTGCAGTAGGAACTTCTACTGTGAGATCTTTGGAAACAGTGGCTGTCTCCGGATTTCAGGTTTCTCCCAAGCGCGGTTGGACGGACAAATTTATTTATCCACCTTATGATTTTAAAATGGTGGATGCCATGATTACCAACTTTCATCAGCCCAAAAGTACATTGTTGATGATGGTATCTGCATTTGCAAATCGAGATCTGATTATGAAAGCCTATCGCGAAGCGAAGAAAAACGATTATCGTTTCTTGAGCTATGGCGACGCCATGTTGATTCTTTAA
- the ruvB gene encoding Holliday junction branch migration DNA helicase RuvB, translated as MTEIHITDPQPFEDDLVVEKSLRPSSMDEFIGQKDVVDSLKLYIEAANKRNEALDHVLLFGPPGLGKTTLSNIVASELGVSVKQTSGPVLERAGDLAGVLTNLQGRDVFFVDEIHRLNSVVEEYLYSAMEDYRIEIMIDKGPSARSVQLSIEPFTLVGATTRLGNLTSPLRDRFGVILRVDFYDAKDLFLIVSRSADILEVEIEDEGAMEIARRSRGTPRIANRILRRTRDYAQVKADGKINKAVAKASLLSLGIDEFGLDEMDRSILAALIDKFNGGPVGVNSLSVAVSEDAATIEDVYEPYLIKEGFIQRTNRGRIAQKQAYALLGRTITEKQQRLFE; from the coding sequence ATGACTGAAATCCATATAACTGACCCACAGCCTTTCGAAGATGATCTTGTGGTTGAGAAGTCCCTTCGACCCAGTTCCATGGATGAATTTATTGGACAAAAAGATGTAGTGGATAGTCTTAAACTATACATTGAAGCGGCGAATAAACGGAATGAAGCTTTAGATCATGTTCTTTTATTTGGTCCCCCTGGGCTGGGAAAAACAACCTTATCAAATATTGTTGCTTCAGAATTAGGTGTCAGTGTAAAACAAACTTCGGGACCTGTATTAGAAAGGGCCGGAGATCTTGCCGGCGTTCTCACGAATCTTCAGGGTAGGGATGTTTTTTTTGTAGATGAAATTCACCGCCTCAATTCAGTGGTAGAAGAGTATCTTTATTCCGCCATGGAAGATTACCGAATTGAAATTATGATTGATAAAGGCCCTAGTGCTCGCAGCGTTCAGTTAAGCATTGAACCCTTTACTTTGGTAGGAGCAACAACCCGACTTGGAAATTTAACTTCTCCATTACGAGACCGATTTGGTGTGATACTTCGTGTAGATTTTTATGATGCCAAGGATTTATTCCTTATCGTTAGTCGGTCGGCAGATATTCTAGAAGTAGAAATTGAAGATGAAGGTGCGATGGAAATCGCTCGGCGATCTAGGGGAACCCCTCGGATTGCGAACCGTATTTTAAGACGAACGAGAGATTATGCCCAAGTAAAGGCAGATGGGAAAATTAACAAAGCAGTGGCAAAAGCTTCGTTGCTGTCTCTGGGGATTGACGAGTTTGGGCTTGACGAAATGGACCGCAGTATTTTGGCAGCACTGATAGACAAATTCAATGGCGGCCCCGTTGGTGTGAATTCACTATCCGTGGCAGTGAGCGAGGATGCGGCAACCATTGAAGATGTATATGAGCCCTATTTAATTAAAGAAGGATTTATCCAGCGGACCAATCGTGGTCGCATTGCTCAAAAGCAGGCTTACGCACTATTGGGTAGAACAATTACAGAAAAACAACAAAGGTTATTCGAATGA